A part of Rattus norvegicus strain BN/NHsdMcwi chromosome 4, GRCr8, whole genome shotgun sequence genomic DNA contains:
- the Olr1 gene encoding oxidized low-density lipoprotein receptor 1 — MNLEMAFDDKMKPVNGQPDQKSCGKKPKGLHLLSSTWWCPAAVTLAILCLVLSVTLIVQQTQLLQVSDLLKQYQANLTQQDHILEGQMSAQKKAENASQESKRELKEQIDTLTWKLNEKSKEQEKLLQQNQNLQEALQRAVNASEESKWELKEQIDILNWKLNGISKEQKELLQQNQNLQEALQKAEKYSEESQRELKEQIDTLSWKLNEKSKEQEELLQQNQNLQEALQRAANSSGPCPQDWIWHKENCYLFHGPFNWEKSRENCLSLDAQLLQISTTDDLNFVLQATSHSTSPFWMGLHRKNPNHPWLWENGSPLSFQFFRTRGVSLQMYSSGTCAYIQGGVVFAENCILTAFSICQKKANLLLTQ, encoded by the exons ATGAATTTGGAAATGGCTTTTGATGACAAGATGAAGCCTGTGAATGGCCAGCCTGATCAGAAGTCATGTGGCAAGAAGCCTAAAG GGCTGCATTTGCTTTCTTCCACATGGTGGTGCCCTGCTGCTGTGACTCTGGCCATCCTTTGCCTAGTGTTATCAGTGACCCTTATTGTACAGCAGACACAGT TACTCCAGGTATCTGACCTCCTAAAGCAATACCAAGCAAACCTTACTCAGCAGGATCATATCCTGGAGGGGCAGATGTCAGCCcagaagaaagcagaaaatgcTTCACAAGAATCAAAGAGGGAACTGAAGGAACAGATAGACACCCTCACCTGGAAGCTAAACGAGAAATCCAAAGAGCAGGAGAAGCTTCTGCAGCAGAATCAGAACCTCCAAGAAGCCCTGCAGAGAGCTGTGAACGCTTCAG AGGAGTCCAAGTGGGAACTGAAGGAACAAATAGACATTCTCAACTGGAAGCTGAATGGGATATCCAAAGAGCAGAAGGAGCTTCTGCAGCAGAATCAGAACCTCCAAGAAGCCCTGCAGAAAGCTGAGAAATATTCAG AGGAGTCCCAGAGAGAACTGAAGGAACAGATAGACACCCTCAGCTGGAAGCTAAACGAGAAATCCAAAGAGCAGGAGGAGCTTCTGCAGCAGAATCAGAATCTTCAAGAAGCCCTGCAGAGAGCTGCAAACTCTTCAG GTCCTTGTCCACAAGACTGGATCTGGCATAAAGAAAACTGTTACCTCTTCCATGGGCCCTTTAACTGGGAAAAAAGTCGGGAGAATTGCCTATCTTTAGATGCCCAGTTACTACAAATTAGTACCACAGATGATCTG AACTTCGTCTTACAAGCAACTTCCCATTCCACCTCCCCATTTTGGATGGGATTACATCGGAAAAATCCCAACCACCCATGGCTATGGGAGAACGGCTCTCCTTTGAGTTTTCAATT CTTTAGGACCAGGGGCGTTTCTTTACAGATGTACTCATCAGGCACCTGTGCATATATTCAAGGAGGAGTTGTGTTTGCTGAAAACTGCATTTTAACTGCATTCAGCATATGTCAGAAGAAGGCAAATTTATTGCTAACTCAGTGA
- the Olr1 gene encoding oxidized low-density lipoprotein receptor 1 isoform X2 gives MNLEMAFDDKMKPVNGQPDQKSCGKKPKGLHLLSSTWWCPAAVTLAILCLVLSVTLIVQQTQLLQVSDLLKQYQANLTQQDHILEGQMSAQKKAENASQESKRELKEQIDTLTWKLNEKSKEQEKLLQQNQNLQEALQRAVNASEESKWELKEQIDILNWKLNGISKEQKELLQQNQNLQEALQKAEKYSEESQRELKEQIDTLSWKLNEKSKEQEELLQQNQNLQEALQRAANSSELRLTSNFPFHLPILDGITSEKSQPPMAMGERLSFEFSIL, from the exons ATGAATTTGGAAATGGCTTTTGATGACAAGATGAAGCCTGTGAATGGCCAGCCTGATCAGAAGTCATGTGGCAAGAAGCCTAAAG GGCTGCATTTGCTTTCTTCCACATGGTGGTGCCCTGCTGCTGTGACTCTGGCCATCCTTTGCCTAGTGTTATCAGTGACCCTTATTGTACAGCAGACACAGT TACTCCAGGTATCTGACCTCCTAAAGCAATACCAAGCAAACCTTACTCAGCAGGATCATATCCTGGAGGGGCAGATGTCAGCCcagaagaaagcagaaaatgcTTCACAAGAATCAAAGAGGGAACTGAAGGAACAGATAGACACCCTCACCTGGAAGCTAAACGAGAAATCCAAAGAGCAGGAGAAGCTTCTGCAGCAGAATCAGAACCTCCAAGAAGCCCTGCAGAGAGCTGTGAACGCTTCAG AGGAGTCCAAGTGGGAACTGAAGGAACAAATAGACATTCTCAACTGGAAGCTGAATGGGATATCCAAAGAGCAGAAGGAGCTTCTGCAGCAGAATCAGAACCTCCAAGAAGCCCTGCAGAAAGCTGAGAAATATTCAG AGGAGTCCCAGAGAGAACTGAAGGAACAGATAGACACCCTCAGCTGGAAGCTAAACGAGAAATCCAAAGAGCAGGAGGAGCTTCTGCAGCAGAATCAGAATCTTCAAGAAGCCCTGCAGAGAGCTGCAAACTCTTCAG AACTTCGTCTTACAAGCAACTTCCCATTCCACCTCCCCATTTTGGATGGGATTACATCGGAAAAATCCCAACCACCCATGGCTATGGGAGAACGGCTCTCCTTTGAGTTTTCAATT CTTTAG
- the Olr1 gene encoding oxidized low-density lipoprotein receptor 1 isoform X1 yields the protein MSAQKKAENASQESKRELKEQIDTLTWKLNEKSKEQEKLLQQNQNLQEALQRAVNASEESKWELKEQIDILNWKLNGISKEQKELLQQNQNLQEALQKAEKYSEESQRELKEQIDTLSWKLNEKSKEQEELLQQNQNLQEALQRAANSSGPCPQDWIWHKENCYLFHGPFNWEKSRENCLSLDAQLLQISTTDDLNFVLQATSHSTSPFWMGLHRKNPNHPWLWENGSPLSFQFFRTRGVSLQMYSSGTCAYIQGGVVFAENCILTAFSICQKKANLLLTQ from the exons ATGTCAGCCcagaagaaagcagaaaatgcTTCACAAGAATCAAAGAGGGAACTGAAGGAACAGATAGACACCCTCACCTGGAAGCTAAACGAGAAATCCAAAGAGCAGGAGAAGCTTCTGCAGCAGAATCAGAACCTCCAAGAAGCCCTGCAGAGAGCTGTGAACGCTTCAG AGGAGTCCAAGTGGGAACTGAAGGAACAAATAGACATTCTCAACTGGAAGCTGAATGGGATATCCAAAGAGCAGAAGGAGCTTCTGCAGCAGAATCAGAACCTCCAAGAAGCCCTGCAGAAAGCTGAGAAATATTCAG AGGAGTCCCAGAGAGAACTGAAGGAACAGATAGACACCCTCAGCTGGAAGCTAAACGAGAAATCCAAAGAGCAGGAGGAGCTTCTGCAGCAGAATCAGAATCTTCAAGAAGCCCTGCAGAGAGCTGCAAACTCTTCAG GTCCTTGTCCACAAGACTGGATCTGGCATAAAGAAAACTGTTACCTCTTCCATGGGCCCTTTAACTGGGAAAAAAGTCGGGAGAATTGCCTATCTTTAGATGCCCAGTTACTACAAATTAGTACCACAGATGATCTG AACTTCGTCTTACAAGCAACTTCCCATTCCACCTCCCCATTTTGGATGGGATTACATCGGAAAAATCCCAACCACCCATGGCTATGGGAGAACGGCTCTCCTTTGAGTTTTCAATT CTTTAGGACCAGGGGCGTTTCTTTACAGATGTACTCATCAGGCACCTGTGCATATATTCAAGGAGGAGTTGTGTTTGCTGAAAACTGCATTTTAACTGCATTCAGCATATGTCAGAAGAAGGCAAATTTATTGCTAACTCAGTGA
- the Tmem52b gene encoding transmembrane protein 52B has product MTLLDQMFSLMTAWAQVLMASGLVYFIQLPGARGEENCVNTDHCLTADWVHLWYIWLLVVVGALLLLCGLTSVCFRCCLNRPENGEDGAPPPYEVTVIAFDHDSTLQNTITSLQSVFGPAARRILAVAQAHSSLGQLPSSVDTLPGYEEALGMSRFTVARCGQKAPDLPSVPEEKQLPPTGKESPGTETPSH; this is encoded by the exons ATGACACTTCTGGACCAGATGTTCAGCCTAATGACAGCCTGGGCCCAGGTGTTGATGGCCTCTGGCCTGGTTTATTTCATCCAG CTTCCTGGGGCCAGAGGCGAGGAGAACTGTGTCAACACTGACCA TTGCCTGACTGCCGACTGGGTGCATCTCTGGTATATATG GCTGCTGGTGGTAGTTGGCGCGCTGCTACTCCTATGTGGTCTGACTTCAGTATGCTTCCGATGCTGCCTGAACCGTCCGGAAAATGGGGAAGATGGGGCCCCGCCGCCTTATGAAGTGACTGTCATTGCTTTTGACCACGACAGCACTCTCCAGAACACCATTACAT CTCTGCAGTCTGTGTTTGGCCCCGCAGCACGGAGAATCCTGGCAGTGGCTCAGGCACACAGCTCCCTGGGCCAGCTGCCCTCCTCTGTGGACACACTCCCGGGCTACGAGGAAGCTCTTGGCATGAGCCGCTTCACAGTGGCAAGGTGTGGGCAGAAAGCTCCTGATTTACCCTCTGTCCCAGAGGAAAAGCAGCTGCCTCCCACAGGGAAAGAGTCTCCTGGGACAGAAACCCCATCACACTGA